One genomic window of Salvia miltiorrhiza cultivar Shanhuang (shh) chromosome 4, IMPLAD_Smil_shh, whole genome shotgun sequence includes the following:
- the LOC131021591 gene encoding uncharacterized protein LOC131021591, translating to MLLRSAYAPLLSSFSTITNSLTPTVRQNAPLLLELPQLPPASAYVHLPFCRKRCHYCDFPIIALGSSSDHHEHDDPRISSYVDTLCREIAATKLSSTTCPPLQTVFLGGGTPSLVPPRLVSSVLDALSSKFGVSADAEISMEMDPGTFNAAAMKELMNLGVNRVSLGVQSFQAELLRSCGRAHGVGEIFEAVEIVKTCGVENWSVDLISSLPHQTPAMWEESLQLTVAAQPTHVSVYDLQVEQDTKFGTLYTPGEFPLPSENQSADFYKMASTMLGNSGYEHYEISSYCKSGYRCKHNSTYWKNKSFYGFGLGSASHIGGVRFSRPRRLKEYVSYVQDLEKGSVNGRDGVAEVKDLAMDVVMLSLRTADGLDLKSFREAFGEAILVSILEVYRPYVERGLVIWLDEQRREVAADELVGVSSSFNHKLAYLRLSDPDGFLLSNELIALAFGLISP from the exons ATGCTGCTGAGATCAGCCTACGCTCCACTCCTCTCTTCTTTCTCCACAATCACCAATTCTCTCACACCAACTGTTCGACAAAATGCCCCACTACTACTTGAGCTGCCTCAACTCCCTCCCGCTTCCGCCTACGTGCATCTCCCTTTCTGCCGCAAGCGCTGCCACTACTGCGACTTCCCCATCATCGCTCTCGGCTCCTCATCCGATCACCACGAGCACGACGACCCGCGTATCTCGAGCTACGTGGACACGCTCTGCCGGGAGATCGCCGCCACCAAGCTCAGCTCAACCACCTGCCCGCCTCTTCAAACCGTGTTTCTAGGCGGTGGGACGCCCTCGCTCGTGCCGCCCCGCCTCGTCTCCTCGGTCCTCGATGCGCTGTCGTCCAAATTCGGGGTGTCAGCAGATGCAGAGATATCAATGGAGATGGACCCCGGCACATTTAACGCGGCGGCGATGAAGGAGTTGATGAATTTGGGTGTGAATAGAGTTTCTTTGGGAGTTCAGTCTTTTCAAGCTGAGTTGTTGAGGTCTTGTGGGAGAGCTCATGGAGTTGGTGAAATCTTTGAAGCTGTTGAGATTGTTAAAACGTGTGGGGTTGAGAATTGGAGCGTTGATTTGATCTCGTCACTCCCTCATCAGACGCCAGCAATGTGGGAGGAGAGCTTGCAGCTGACTGTTGCAGCTCAGCCCACGCATGTCTCCGTTTATGATTTGCAGGTCGAACAAGACACCAAGTTTGGAACCTT ATACACTCCTGGTGAATTTCCTCTGCCGTCGGAGAATCAGTCAGCCGATTTTTACAAGATGGCTTCAACAATGCTAGGGAATTCAGGATATGAGCATTATGAGATAAGCAGCTACTGCAAGAGTGGATACCGGTGCAAGCACAACAGCACGTACTGGAAGAACAAATCTTTCTACGGTTTTGGTCTGGGGTCGGCTAGTCATATTGGCGGAGTGAGGTTTTCAAGGCCGAGGAGGCTCAAGGAGTACGTTAGCTACGTGCAAGATTTGGAGAAGGGATCAGTGAATGGGCGGGATGGAGTTGCTGAGGTGAAGGACTTGGCTATGGATGTTGTGATGCTGTCTCTGAGGACAGCGGATGGCTTGGATTTGAAGAGTTTCAGGGAGGCTTTTGGGGAGGCGATTTTGGTGTCGATTTTGGAGGTGTATAGGCCTTATGTGGAGAGGGGGCTTGTGATATGGTTGGACGAGCAACGAAGAGAAGTGGCAGCTGATGAACTAGTTGGTGTGTCTTCATCATTCAATCACAAGTTGGCTTATCTTCGCCTCAGTGATCCGGATGGTTTTCTGCTGTCAAATGAGTTGATAGCTCTTGCATTTGGTCTCATATCTCCATGA
- the LOC131021592 gene encoding elongator complex protein 3, producing the protein MTAVEAIPEARKLPRPGRGGVIAHELSEEEARVKAIAEIVSTMVDLSRKGQDVDLNAVKSAACRKYGLSKAPKLVEMIAALPESEKEALLPKLRAKPVRTASGIAVVAVMSKPHRCPHIATTGNICVYCPGGPDSDFEYSTQSYTGYEPTSMRAIRARYNPYVQARSRIDQLKRLGHSVDKVEFILMGGTFMSLPAEYRDYFTRNLHDALSGHTSANVEEAVSYSEHSAIKCIGMTIETRPDYCLGPHLRQMLSYGCTRLEIGVQSTYEDVARDTNRGHTVAAVADCFSLAKDAGFKVVAHMMPDLPHVGVERDMESFKEFFESPRFRADGLKIYPTLVIRGTGLYELWKTGRYRNYPPEQLVDIIARILAMVPPWTRVYRVQRDIPMPLVTSGVEKGNLRELALARMDDLGLKCRDVRTREAGIQDIHHKIKPEEVQLVRRDYTANEGWETFLSYEDTRQDILVGLLRLRKCGKNVTCPELRGKCSIVRELHVYGTAVPVHGRDADKLQHQGYGTLLMEEAERIATREHRSTKIAVISGVGTRHYYRKLGYELEGPYMVKYLK; encoded by the exons ATGACGGCGGTAGAAGCCATACCTGAAGCCCGGAAGCTCCCACGGCCGGGCCGCGGGGGAGTCATCGCCCACGAACTCTCCGAAGAAGAAGCCCGCGTCAAAGCAATCGCTGAAATAGTATCCACAATGGTTGATCTCTCGCGCAAGGGCCAAGACGTCGACCTAAACGCCGTCAAATCGGCGGCGTGCCGGAAATACGGGCTCTCCAAGGCGCCGAAGCTCGTCGAGATGATAGCAGCGCTGCCTGAATCCGAGAAGGAAGCCCTGCTGCCAAAACTCCGGGCCAAGCCAGTTCGCACGGCGTCTGGCATTGCGGTGGTTGCCGTAATGTCCAAGCCTCACCGCTGCCCGCATATTGCAACGACAGGGAATATATGCGTGTATTGTCCCGGCGGCCCCGATTCCGATTTCGAGTACAGTACGCAGAGTTATACGGGATATGAGCCTACTAGCATGAGAGCTATAAGGGCTAG ATACAACCCTTATGTCCAGGCAAGAAGCAGGATCGACCAGCTTAAGAGATTGGGTCATAGTGTTGACAAG GTCGAATTCATCTTGATGGGTGGTACTTTTATGTCGTTGCCTGCAGAGTACCGCGATTATTTTACTAGGAATCTACATGATGCTTTATCGGGGCACACTTCTGCCAATGTTGAAGAAGCAGTATCCTACTCCGAGCACAGTGCAATAAAGTGTATTGGGATGACAATCGAGAC GCGGCCAGACTACTGCCTGGGACCCCATTTGAGGCAGATGCTTTCATATGGTTGTACAAGACTGGAAATCGGAGTTCAGAGCACATATGAGGATGTTGCTCGTGACACCAATAGGGGTCACACTGTAGCAGCTGTGGCTGATTGCTTTTCCTTGGCAAAGGATGCTGGTTTCAAG GTAGTAGCTCATATGATGCCTGATCTTCCACATGTTGGTGTCGAGAGAGACATGGAAAGTTTTAAAGAGTTCTTTGAGAGCCCTCGCTTTAGAGCTGACGGGCTTAAAATTTATCCAACCCTAGTCATTCGTGGAACAGGACTTTATGAACTTTGGAAGACTGGCAG GTATAGAAATTATCCTCCTGAACAGCTTGTCGACATTATAGCTCGAATTCTAGCTATGGTTCCTCCTTGGACTCGTGTTTATCGAGTTCAGCGAGATATCCCTATGCCTCTAGTTACTTCTGGTGTTGAGAAGGGTAATCTTCGGGAACTAGCTTTAGCAAGGATGGATGATTTGGGCTTGAAATGCAGAGATGTTAGAACACGTGAAGCGGGTATCCAG GACattcatcataaaataaaaccaGAGGAAGTCCAGCTTGTTCGCCGTGATTATACAGCAAATGAGGGCTGGGAAACTTTTCTTTCATATGAAGACACTCGCCAG GATATACTTGTTGGGTTATTGCGTTTGAGGAAATGTGGAAAGAATGTGACTTGCCCAGAGCTTAGAGGGAAGTGTTCAATTGTTCGTGAATTGCATGTTTATGGGACTGCAGTTCCTGTTCATGGACGGGATGCTGATAAACTGCAACATCAAGGTTATGGTACACTATTAATGGAGGAGGCCGAGCGGATTGCTACAAGAGAGCACAGATCGACAAAGATAGCTGTGATTTCAGGTGTAGGAACGAGGCATTACTATAGAAAATTGGGGTACGAGCTTGAAGGTCCGTACATGGTGAAATACCTCAAATGA
- the LOC131021593 gene encoding uncharacterized protein LOC131021593, which translates to MAIGGEESAEKKRTELERRVLERVGHVISSIDHAKHVDQVIVALHSLAVCLFTLNPDSISGSVDEKYREELSAIEVPSQDEKTEWWRVFYKGSGFRVFARVLLYDVASNWLACFPASARKHVYDAFFLDGCATEIVQVVVPCLQPGESGSYDSTAVISNAERLLVICLLENDLVRQMTREFSGDCDFEDASHEQVKKSISAASQLITSIPDKARRGAPASLSPRVFFKKLTSQLLHGVEEWDLKFVDESVVAYNNHVNGIILFIGEAFARISRRGSTDVLLSEIIAKILGQVRSMLSSTSDLALSETFESRPAFRFWSKIIEAVNDSHSVERIAEELLRQLATQKLNEVEGYWILWMLFSRIYKRHPSVRFTFVEKFLLWKVFPTCCLRWIIHFAVLECPPQSASSKSYNARSLSDTVHHLIVSWSRREFVQSSPTEQQIYVTAALGLCLQQMTKEDLDAMKDALHLILQGISCRLENPVYLIRKMASSIALVFSKIIDPNNPLYLDDSCQEETIDWDFGLATPREVSATTKVLGGEKTQERESSSTLVSGNEIQKSGEKGVHISKSRKNKESAFNLVDPDEIIDPAELNNEYTVQEESDYESEDSEASSDSSLQPYDLTDDDADLKRKFTQLVDVVGALRKSDDAEGVEKALDIVEKLIRASPDELKYIAGDLGKALVQVRCSETSVEGEEESAEERRQKALVALIGTRPLESLESMHKLLYSPNVDISQRIMILDIMTDAAQELANARILKSEHRAVTLISSSDQPWFTPRNDGPPGAGSWKEISSTETPLNWSYSYERELPSKAGQMRKGKTRRWSLRQPIQDSQLGWSQNSFPQYAAAFMLPAMQGFDQRRHGVDLLGRDFIVLGKLIHMLGVCMKCAAMHPEASVLAAPLLDMLRSREISHHAEAYVRRSVLFTASCVVLALRPSYVASAVVEGNIEISEGLDWIHRWALKVAESDTDRECHTLAVGCLQLHAEMALQASRALESPHTISLFPPTSNTTIKIPFLNS; encoded by the exons ATGGCCATTGGAGGAGAAGAATCAGCTGAGAAGAAAAGGACAGAACTTGAGAGAAGAGTACTGGAGCGAGTGGGACACGTCATCTCCTCCATTGATCACGCCAAGCACGTCGACCAAGTTATCGTAGCTCTCCACTCTCTGGCCGTCTGCCTATTCACCCTCAATCCCGATTCTATTTCAG GTAGTGTTGATGAGAAATATCGAGAAGAG TTAAGCGCCATAGAGGTTCCTAGCCAAGATGAGAAAACTGAATGGTGGCGTGTATTCTATAAAGGATCTGGGTTCCGCGTATTTGCTAGAGTGCTGTTGTATG ATGTTGCTTCCAATTGGCTAGCCTGCTTTCCAGCTTCTGCTAGGAAGCATGTATATGATGCATTCTTTTTAGATGGGTGTGCTACTGAGATAGTTCAGGTGGTGGTTCCTTGTCTTCAGCCTGGTGAAAGTGGCAGTTATGATTCAACTGCTGTGATCTCGAACGCAGAAAG ATTACTTGTGATTTGCCTGCTGGAGAATGATTTGGTACGTCAGATGACTAGAGAGTTTTCTGGTGATTGTGACTTTGAAGATGCCAGCCACGAACAAGTCAAGAAGTCCATTTCTGCAGCCTCACAACTGATTACATCAATTCCCGACAAAGCAAGACGAGGAGCTCCAGCTTCACTTTCCCCGCG TGTGTTCTTCAAAAAATTAACCAGTCAACTTCTCCATGGAGTGGAGGAATGGGATTTGAAGTTTGTAGATGAGTCAGTTGTTGCATACAACAACCATGTGAATGGCATTATACTTTTTATCGGAGAAGCATTTGCCCGCATTAGTCGCCGGGGATCTACCG ATGTCTTGTTAAGTGAGATCATTGCAAAGATCCTCGGGCAAGTACGAAGCATGTTATCATCAACTTCTGATCTTGCCTTAAGTGAAACATTTGAGTCAAGACCTGCTTTCCGCTTCTGGTCGAAGATTATTGAGGCAGTAAATGATTCTCATTCAGTGGAAAGGATAGCTGAAGAACTCTTGCGTCAACTGGCTACTCAAAAACTTAATGAGGTTGAAGGGTACTGGATTTTGTGGATGCTCTTTAGTAGAATCTACAAACGACACCCTTCAGTCAG ATTCACTTTTGTGGAGAAGTTTTTGCTCTGGAAAGTATTTCCCACCTGTTGCTTGAGATGGATTATTCACTTTGCTGTGCTTGAATGTCCCCCTCAAAGTGCTTCATCAAAATCTTACAATGCTCGAAGTCTCTCGGACACTGTGCACCATCTTATTGTATCATGGTCTAGAAGAGAGTTTGTCCAATCATCTCCAACTGAGCAGCAAATTT ATGTAACTGCTGCTTTAGGTCTCTGCCTGCAGCAGATGACTAAAGAAGATTTAGATGCAATGAAAGATGCATTGCACTTAATTCTTCAGGGAATTAGTT GTAGATTGGAGAATCCTGTATATTTGATTCGAAAAATGGCAAGCAGTATTGCTTTAGTATTTTCAAAGATTATAGACCCCAATAATCCTTTGTATCTTGACGATAGTTGCCAGGAAGAAACCATTGACTGGGACTTTGGGTTAGCAACCCCCAGAGAGGTATCTGCCACTACAAAAGTGCTTGGGGGAGAAAAAACTCAAGAAAGAGAAAGCTCTTCTACCCTAGTATCAGGAAATGAAATTCAAAAGAGTGGAGAAAAGGGGGTTCATATCTCAAAATCTAGGAAGAACAAGGAATCAGCATTTAATCTAGTTGACCCAGATGAGATTATTGATCCTGCAGAACTAAATAATGAATACACCGTTCAAGAAGAGAGTGACTACGAAAGTGAGGATTCTGAGGCATCAAGCGACTCGTCATTGCAACCCTATGACTTGACTGATGATGATGCGGATCTGAAAAGGAAGTTCACACAGTTGGTAGATGTAGTTGGAGCACTTAGAAAATCAGATGATGCTGAGGGT GTTGAAAAGGCCCTTGATATTGTTGAGAAGCTCATTCGTGCTTCACCAGATGAGCTTAAATATATCGCAGGTGATCTGGGTAAAGCTCTTGTACAGGTTCGTTGCTCTGAAACCTCTGtcgaaggagaagaagaatcaGCAGAAGAAAGAAGACAGAAGGCCCTGGTGGCTTTGATTGGCACAAGACCTCTCGAATCTCTTGAAAGCATGCACAAGTTGCTTTATTCACCTAATGTAGACATCAGTCAGCGGATAATGATCTTGGATATAATGACCGATGCAGCTCAGGAGCTTGCAAATGCTAGAATTTTGAAATCTGAACATCGAGCAGTGACTCTCATATCCTCCTCCGACCAACCATGGTTCACACCAAGAAATGATGGTCCTCCTGGGGCAGGGTCTTGGAAAGAGATTTCTTCAACAGAAACTCCACTGAACTGGTCTTATTCTTATGAAAGAGAATTACCATCCAAAGCTGGTCAGATGAGGAAAGGGAAGACACGTCGATGGAGCCTCCGACAACCAATACAGGATAGCCAATTGGGATGGTCTCAAAATAGTTTTCCTCAATATGCTGCAGCATTTATGCTTCCGGCCATGCAGGGATTCGATCAAAGGAGACACGGGGTTGATTTACTAGGAAGGGATTTTATTGTCCTTGGGAAACTCATCCACATGCTTGGTGTTTGTATGAAATGTGCAGCAATGCATCCTGAAGCTTCTGTTCTGGCCGCCCCTCTTTTAGACATGTTAAGATCCAG GGAGATATCTCATCATGCAGAAGCATATGTGAGGAGGTCTGTCCTTTTTACAGCTTCGTGTGTTGTATTGGCCCTTCGTCCCTCGTACGTTGCATCGGCGGTGGTTGAAGGAAATATTGAAATCTCGGAAGGGCTAGACTGGATACACAGATGGGCACTAAAAGTAGCCGAGTCAGATACAGACAGAGAATGCCACACG CTTGCGGTGGGATGTTTACAACTGCATGCAGAGATGGCTCTGCAAGCTTCTCGAGCACTTGAATCACCTCACACCATTTCTCTATTTCCACCCACTTCCAATACAACCATTAAGATTCCATTCTTAAATTCCTAG